Proteins encoded together in one Thalassotalea crassostreae window:
- a CDS encoding TatD family hydrolase, producing the protein MFTDSHCHLDFKEFDAHRDELIEQCAKADIHRFIVPGITANTWPRVLQLCSTYKAALPSLGLHPWWIDKATPEDLLLLEKLLDKHKNTIVAVGEIGIDGGLNKGEQDIAKQSQYFVQQLNIAKQHNLPVIVHHRKSHHLIIPHLQKTALKQGGVIHAFSGSYHQAKSYIDLGFKLGIGGTITYPRAIKTLKAVSRIPLEHIVLETDAPAMPLNGFQGQHNSPINIPIIFEQLCKIRQESVAEIKQKIEQNIESLFNKIQIKCE; encoded by the coding sequence AATGTGCAAAAGCCGATATTCATCGTTTTATCGTGCCAGGTATAACGGCTAACACATGGCCGAGGGTATTGCAGTTATGCAGCACTTATAAAGCAGCGTTACCGAGCCTTGGTTTACACCCTTGGTGGATAGATAAAGCGACGCCTGAAGATTTGCTGCTGCTTGAGAAACTATTAGATAAACACAAAAACACCATTGTTGCCGTCGGTGAAATAGGTATTGATGGAGGTCTGAATAAAGGCGAACAAGACATAGCAAAACAAAGCCAATACTTTGTCCAACAACTCAATATTGCTAAACAGCATAATTTACCTGTTATTGTTCACCATCGCAAAAGCCATCATTTAATAATCCCGCACCTGCAAAAAACAGCACTTAAACAGGGCGGGGTCATCCACGCATTCTCTGGCAGTTATCACCAAGCAAAAAGTTATATCGATTTGGGCTTTAAGCTTGGCATCGGCGGTACCATTACTTATCCGCGAGCAATAAAAACACTGAAAGCGGTCAGTCGGATCCCTCTTGAACACATTGTCTTAGAAACCGATGCGCCAGCGATGCCACTTAATGGTTTTCAAGGCCAGCATAACTCGCCAATTAACATACCAATAATATTCGAGCAGCTTTGTAAAATTCGCCAAGAATCTGTGGCAGAAATAAAACAAAAAATAGAGCAAAATATCGAAAGCTTATTTAATAAAATTCAAATAAAGTGCGAATAA